The Zonotrichia leucophrys gambelii isolate GWCS_2022_RI chromosome 23, RI_Zleu_2.0, whole genome shotgun sequence genome includes a region encoding these proteins:
- the IL22RA1 gene encoding interleukin-22 receptor subunit alpha-1, with protein MKGFLIVLAGVSVLGVVTTERSSCLKRAVFSSTNFENILTWETEADIPPGTVFDVQYKQYGEKSWLSKQECQSITQLFCNLSRETENFTEHFYGRVRARGCSSSWVRSERFEPRKETIIGPPQVEHVPQSRSIRFLIRPPLTPLRGEDQQQLTVEDIYSKFGAVDYHLIIFNQRTQQQWTKNEHNKEFEVSNLDPDTEYNGTVYICLLQRRSKPQVFWVKTLADKTWILYCLVALAFCAGLVFAATAYVSYKYIKQRSAQPRALDFRGIPSFQPLTLTVEHIIKPLSLSKPSPFIPEVQLAQMSQHLEPARPSCPYQQQVDVPAVQLPPQRCQVEMPAAITAYTPQKAEQGIAAAPGSSSLALTYGLCVEGTDRSSQPEQRLKESSPHLKESSPDGSEDGELRTHGLGKSCSHWDYREQQPKVALWKSRDRLESVVIQGSPGQTQLLLQSEELQDPEPVSHLSLSLLEQGGCYRQQAALPLLLPAGKAAPGCAAQQELLLAPLLLSVRTGGHGEHWELPGPCPAPAAPAQLPGTAAVPMFPAAKGLELGCTELGGSSPDRDRDRDTPLTMLFKDLDLKVQWDEESTELY; from the exons GCGTTGTGACTACAGAGAGATCATCATGTCTGAAACGTGCAGTATTCTCTTCCACAAACTTTGAGAACATCCTGACATGGGAAACAGAGGCAGATATTCCCCCTGGCACCGTGTTTGATGTCCAGTACAAACA GTATGGGGAGAAATCCTGGCTCAGCAAGCAGGAGTGCCAGAGCATCACCCAGCTCTTCTGCAACCTCAGCAGGGAGACAGAGAACTTCACGGAGCATTTCTACGGGCGGGTGCGGGCgcggggctgctcctccagctgggtGCGCTCCGAGCGCTTCGAGCCCCGCAAGGAGA CCATCATAGGGCCCCCCCAGGTGGAACACGTCCCCCAGAGCCGCTCCATCAGGTTCCTGATCCGGCCCCCCCTGACGCCCCTGCGCGGGGaggaccagcagcagctcaccgTGGAGGACATCTACAGCAAATTCGGGGCTGTGGATTATCACCTGATAATATTcaaccagaggacacagcagcag TGGACAAAGAATGAGCACAACAAAGAATTTGAAGTTTCCAACCTGGACCCAGACACTGAATACAACGGGACAGTTTATATCTGTCTGCTCCAGAGAAGGAGCAAACCTCAGGTGTTTTGGGTCAAAACTCTGGCAG ACAAGACGTGGATTCTCTACTGTCTGGTGGCCTTGGCCttctgtgctgggctggtttTTGCTGCCACCGCTTATGTGAGCTACAAATACATCAAACAGcgcagtgcccagcccagggccctg GACTTCAGAGGGATTCCATCCTTCCAGCCTCTCACCCTGACAGTGGAGCACATCATAAAGCCCCTCAGCCTCTCCAAACCTTCCCCTTTCATCCCTGAAGTGCAGCTGGCCCAGATGAGCCAACACCTGGAGCCAGCACGTCCCTCCTGTCCCTACCAGCAGCAGGTGGatgtcccagcagtgcagctgcccCCTCAGCGCTGCCAGGTGGAAATGCCAGCTGCCATCACTGCCTACACTCCTCAGAAAGCTGAgcagggcattgctgctgccccaggcagctccagcctggccctgaccTACGGGCTGTGCGTGGAGGGCACGGACAGGAGCTCCCAGCCAGAACAGAGGCTGAAGGAATCTTCTCCACATCTGAAGGAATCTTCTCCAGATGGTTCTGAGGATGGAGAGCTCCGAACCCACGGGctggggaagagctgcagccactgggattacagagagcagcagccaaaggTGGCCCTGTGGAAGAGCAGGGACAGACTGGAGTCAGTGGTGATCCAGGGGAGCCCCGGGCAGacgcagctgctgctgcagagtgaggagctgcaggatccCGAGCCTGTGTCccatctgtccctgtccctgctggagcaggggggatGCTACCGccagcaggcagccctgcccctgctgctgcccgcGGGCAAGGCTGCCCCGGGCTGCgctgcccagcaggagctgctgctggcaccgcTGCTGCTCTCGGTCCGGACTGGGGGCCAcggggagcactgggagctgccagggccgTGCCCAGCGCCTGCAGCCCCAGCgcagctcccagggactgcagccgTGCCAATGTTCCCAGCAGcgaaggggctggagctgggctgcactgAGCTCGGCGGGAGCAGCccggacagggacagggacagggacactcctCTCACCATGCTCTTCAAGGATTTGGACCTCAAAGTGCAGTGGGATGAGGAGAGCACGGAACTTTATTAG